A DNA window from Mycolicibacter hiberniae contains the following coding sequences:
- a CDS encoding S-methyl-5'-thioadenosine phosphorylase, with protein MLGVIGGSGFYSFFGDDARRVTSDTPYGSPSAEITVGAVGGHEVAFLPRHGAAHEYSAHTVPYRANMWALRALGVRRILAPCAVGSLTPELPPGSVVVPDQLVDRTRGRVDTYFDDGGVHVEFADPYCPALRAAVTGLPDVVDGGTMVVIQGPRFSTRAESQWFAAAGFRLVNMTGYPESVLARELEMCYAAVALVTDLDAGVDVGAGVKAVDVFAEFQKNIEPFKNLVHQAIEQIDAERTCTHCLPHAGIQLPFELP; from the coding sequence ATGCTGGGCGTGATCGGCGGTAGCGGCTTCTATTCGTTCTTCGGTGACGACGCGCGCCGCGTCACCAGCGACACCCCCTACGGGAGCCCCAGCGCCGAGATCACCGTCGGTGCGGTCGGCGGCCACGAGGTCGCCTTTCTGCCGCGGCACGGCGCGGCGCACGAGTATTCGGCCCACACGGTTCCCTATCGGGCCAACATGTGGGCGCTACGGGCGCTGGGAGTGCGGCGGATCCTGGCGCCCTGTGCGGTCGGCAGCCTGACTCCGGAACTGCCCCCCGGCTCGGTGGTGGTCCCCGACCAGCTGGTGGACCGCACCCGCGGCCGTGTCGACACCTACTTCGACGACGGCGGTGTGCACGTCGAGTTCGCCGATCCGTACTGCCCGGCGCTGCGGGCCGCGGTGACCGGGCTGCCCGACGTCGTCGACGGCGGGACCATGGTGGTGATCCAGGGCCCGCGCTTTTCCACCCGCGCCGAAAGTCAATGGTTCGCCGCGGCCGGATTCCGGCTGGTCAACATGACCGGGTATCCCGAGTCGGTGCTGGCCCGGGAGTTGGAAATGTGTTATGCCGCGGTAGCTCTGGTCACCGACTTGGATGCCGGTGTCGACGTCGGCGCCGGCGTGAAGGCCGTCGACGTGTTCGCCGAGTTCCAGAAGAACATCGAGCCGTTCAAAAACCTGGTGCACCAAGCCATCGAACAGATCGACGCCGAGCGCACCTGCACGCACTGCCTACCGCATGCGGGTATTCAGCTGCCGTTCGAACTGCCCTGA
- a CDS encoding cutinase family protein translates to MDITALVTTTTRRIARYLGAAMVLGGAALVAPGVPSVSAQPCPDVEVVFARGTGEPPGVGGIGQSFVDALRAKVGERSFEVYPVNYAASNDFGGGVDFARTVVDGIRDAGTHIENTAANCPNTRIVLGGFSQGAALAGYTTSAEVPKEVPAAYLAYLPQPMPPSVANHVAAVVLFGKPSAEFLAPNGAPPVRIGPQYASKALELCADGDTICNGAPAGGPPFAHASYGVNGMTEQGAEYAAAHL, encoded by the coding sequence ATGGACATCACTGCACTGGTCACAACGACAACACGGCGCATCGCTCGGTATCTGGGCGCAGCGATGGTGCTGGGCGGTGCCGCACTGGTGGCCCCCGGCGTCCCATCCGTCTCGGCGCAACCCTGCCCCGACGTGGAGGTGGTGTTCGCGCGCGGCACCGGCGAGCCACCCGGCGTCGGCGGCATCGGTCAATCCTTCGTCGATGCGCTGCGGGCCAAGGTGGGTGAGCGCTCCTTCGAGGTGTATCCGGTCAATTACGCCGCCAGCAATGATTTCGGCGGCGGTGTCGACTTCGCCCGCACCGTGGTCGACGGTATCCGAGACGCCGGCACCCATATCGAGAACACCGCCGCGAACTGCCCCAACACCCGCATCGTGCTGGGCGGCTTCTCACAAGGTGCGGCGCTGGCCGGCTACACCACGTCGGCCGAGGTTCCCAAAGAAGTCCCCGCCGCCTACCTCGCCTACCTCCCCCAGCCGATGCCGCCGTCAGTGGCCAACCACGTTGCGGCGGTCGTCTTGTTCGGCAAGCCTTCGGCGGAGTTCCTTGCGCCCAACGGCGCGCCACCAGTGCGGATCGGTCCACAGTATGCGTCCAAGGCCTTGGAACTGTGCGCCGACGGCGACACCATCTGCAACGGCGCTCCCGCCGGCGGGCCGCCCTTCGCACATGCGTCGTACGGCGTCAACGGCATGACTGAGCAGGGCGCCGAGTATGCGGCCGCCCACCTCTGA
- a CDS encoding DUF7937 domain-containing protein, which translates to MIAESTRAWNFGRDATAAALLITASALPWSVYLGVGIPDTTAWLAVALAVATVLAVAAIAATYAGPWAITREPADPAATAALRLLLATPYLLLVLGVVAADVLQTVRYGGSPRPPGGVGPGALLGTAGALLAAQPVLAGPVRLWRRTVRALGYASIAGATLSTLFNLYWRVRFALPDAQSADGFGREQVAIIATALVYGAVAWVTVLFASRWVLLRDKASQLSVVLLGAATVVSALLVWVLPVGRDIDGFHGIAQNTSTAGVGFEGYLVWVAAGALLAVAAARDASPTTWLAATRNTLLLIAVWSCGSALMRIVDLSVAAGLDLPRSPYDSVAMGAFDVVSAALAIWLRLNLGSRSLPAPAVWSVSAVLVGFTVARVVVGVGLAPRLTEAQRVAAAANPVYGNGLAQQITSTFDVVLCGLALCGLAVAIVVGRLTVPAHDRHKPGEPGAPRIFRSANSPTAAPTGGPKIYRGSDDAAEDGDVVQGSSSGD; encoded by the coding sequence GTGATCGCCGAGTCGACCAGGGCCTGGAATTTCGGCCGCGATGCGACGGCCGCAGCACTGCTGATCACGGCCTCGGCCCTGCCGTGGAGCGTGTACCTCGGCGTCGGAATCCCGGACACCACGGCGTGGTTGGCGGTTGCGCTGGCCGTCGCCACGGTGCTCGCAGTCGCGGCGATCGCCGCCACCTACGCCGGGCCCTGGGCGATCACGCGTGAGCCCGCCGATCCGGCCGCCACCGCGGCGCTGCGACTGCTGCTGGCCACGCCGTATCTGCTGTTGGTGCTCGGTGTGGTAGCCGCCGACGTGCTGCAGACGGTGCGCTACGGGGGAAGCCCGCGCCCGCCGGGCGGGGTGGGCCCGGGCGCCTTGCTGGGCACCGCAGGGGCGTTGCTCGCCGCACAACCGGTACTTGCCGGACCGGTGCGGCTGTGGCGGCGCACAGTCCGGGCCCTGGGGTACGCATCGATCGCCGGTGCCACCCTGAGCACGCTGTTCAACCTCTATTGGCGGGTGAGGTTCGCCCTGCCCGACGCACAGTCCGCCGACGGCTTCGGCCGCGAGCAGGTGGCGATCATCGCGACCGCCCTGGTGTACGGGGCGGTGGCATGGGTCACGGTGCTCTTCGCCTCGCGGTGGGTGCTACTGCGCGACAAGGCATCCCAACTCAGCGTTGTCCTTCTCGGCGCAGCCACTGTGGTTTCCGCACTCCTGGTGTGGGTGCTGCCGGTGGGCCGCGACATCGACGGCTTTCACGGCATCGCCCAGAACACCTCCACGGCGGGGGTCGGTTTCGAGGGCTATCTGGTGTGGGTGGCGGCCGGGGCATTGCTCGCGGTAGCCGCGGCACGCGACGCGTCGCCGACGACGTGGCTGGCGGCGACCCGCAACACGCTGCTGCTCATCGCGGTCTGGAGTTGCGGGTCGGCCCTCATGCGCATCGTCGACCTGAGCGTCGCTGCCGGCCTGGACCTGCCGCGTTCGCCCTACGACAGCGTTGCGATGGGCGCGTTCGACGTGGTGAGCGCGGCCCTGGCGATCTGGCTGCGGCTCAACCTGGGCAGTCGATCCCTGCCGGCGCCCGCCGTCTGGTCGGTGAGTGCCGTCCTCGTCGGCTTCACGGTGGCGCGCGTGGTGGTGGGCGTCGGTCTGGCTCCACGGCTCACCGAGGCCCAGCGCGTCGCAGCGGCGGCGAACCCGGTGTACGGCAACGGACTCGCGCAGCAGATCACCAGCACCTTCGACGTGGTGCTGTGCGGGCTTGCCCTGTGCGGCCTGGCGGTGGCAATCGTCGTCGGACGCCTGACGGTGCCCGCCCACGACCGCCACAAGCCCGGCGAGCCCGGCGCACCGCGCATCTTCCGATCAGCGAACTCTCCCACCGCCGCACCCACGGGTGGACCAAAGATCTATCGGGGCAGCGACGATGCAGCCGAAGACGGCGACGTGGTGCAGGGCAGCTCGAGCGGCGACTGA
- the menE gene encoding o-succinylbenzoate--CoA ligase produces the protein MAIPPGGAVAALLPALQEVLDGRNDAFTPVGPDTDPSTLTALRVGEPISDDLALVVTTSGTTGTPKGALLTAASLMASATATHERLGGPGRWLLALPAHHIAGIQVLVRSVASGMDPVELDVTTGFDVAQLPAAVSALGSGRRYTSLVATQLAKALTVPASAAALAELDAVLLGGGPAPQPVLDAAATAGVRVVRTYGMSETAGGCVYDGIPLSGVRVRIGSEGRITIGGPTLARGYRNPVEPDPFAQPGWFVTDDVGALDSSGRLTVLGRADDAISTGGLTVLPGPVESALSTHPAVAECAVFGIDDDRLGQRVVAAVVPAPGAAPPTLEELRAHVAKSLDTTAAPRELHLVASLPRHGIGKLDRKALAHQFSAGRKASG, from the coding sequence CTGGCGATTCCGCCCGGCGGTGCCGTTGCCGCGCTCCTGCCCGCCCTGCAGGAGGTTTTGGATGGGCGAAACGACGCATTCACGCCGGTAGGCCCGGACACCGATCCATCGACCCTGACCGCATTGCGGGTGGGTGAACCCATCAGCGACGACCTCGCGCTGGTGGTGACCACCTCGGGAACCACCGGGACGCCCAAGGGCGCCCTGCTGACAGCGGCGTCTCTGATGGCCAGCGCCACTGCCACGCACGAGCGACTGGGCGGACCAGGCCGCTGGCTGCTGGCCCTGCCGGCCCACCATATCGCCGGCATCCAGGTGCTGGTGCGCAGCGTTGCTTCGGGTATGGACCCCGTAGAGCTCGATGTGACAACAGGTTTCGACGTCGCGCAGTTACCCGCAGCGGTGTCGGCACTCGGATCTGGCCGGCGCTACACCTCACTGGTCGCCACCCAACTGGCCAAGGCGCTGACAGTCCCGGCTTCCGCGGCCGCACTGGCGGAGCTGGACGCGGTGCTGCTGGGCGGAGGCCCGGCACCGCAACCGGTACTGGACGCCGCAGCAACCGCAGGAGTGCGGGTGGTGCGCACCTACGGCATGAGCGAAACCGCCGGCGGTTGCGTCTATGACGGGATTCCGCTGTCGGGCGTCCGGGTGCGCATCGGCAGCGAGGGCCGTATCACGATCGGCGGTCCCACCCTGGCCCGCGGTTATCGCAATCCGGTTGAGCCGGACCCGTTCGCGCAGCCAGGATGGTTTGTCACCGATGACGTTGGCGCCCTTGATTCCTCGGGCCGTCTGACGGTGCTCGGCCGAGCCGATGACGCCATCAGCACCGGCGGCCTGACGGTGCTTCCCGGTCCGGTGGAGTCGGCGTTGTCGACCCATCCCGCGGTGGCCGAGTGCGCGGTGTTCGGGATCGACGACGATCGACTGGGGCAGCGCGTGGTCGCCGCGGTCGTGCCGGCGCCCGGTGCGGCACCGCCGACCCTGGAAGAGCTGCGCGCCCATGTCGCGAAGTCTCTGGACACTACGGCCGCGCCCCGCGAGCTGCATCTCGTCGCCTCGCTCCCCCGGCACGGGATCGGCAAACTGGATCGAAAAGCACTGGCGCACCAGTTCTCTGCCGGCCGGAAAGCGTCAGGCTAG
- a CDS encoding DUF3349 domain-containing protein translates to MNKFLTSIVAWLRAGYPDGVPQNDYVPLLALLSRRLTNDEVKDVARELIGRGEFDRIDIGVLIARLTNELPATEDVERVRERLAAKGWLLDDAPTNGGNP, encoded by the coding sequence ATGAACAAGTTTCTCACCTCGATCGTCGCCTGGCTGCGCGCCGGGTATCCCGACGGCGTGCCGCAGAATGACTACGTTCCGCTACTGGCACTGCTGTCGCGGCGGCTGACCAACGACGAAGTCAAAGACGTCGCCCGCGAACTGATCGGCCGCGGGGAGTTCGACCGCATCGACATCGGCGTGCTGATCGCCCGTCTGACCAACGAACTGCCCGCCACTGAGGATGTCGAACGGGTACGTGAGCGGCTGGCGGCAAAGGGCTGGCTGCTCGATGACGCCCCCACCAACGGAGGCAACCCATAG
- a CDS encoding inorganic phosphate transporter, with the protein MTLELFLLITVVITALAFDFTNGFHDTGNAVATGIASGALKPKTAVTLCATLNLVGAFMSTQVAATVAKDLVVTNLVTLEVMFAGLVGGIVWNLTTWLFGIPSSSSHALIGGVVGAMLAAAGTAGVRWPGVVSKVLVPTVIAVLAATLIATVGTWLVYRLSRGVSRKRTLRDFRRGQVVSAALMSLAHGTNDAQKTMGMIFLALISYGAAHKTDVTPPLWVIVSCAVAMAAGTYFGGWRVIRTLGKGLVEIESPQGMAAESSSAAIILLSSHFGYSLSTTQVVTGSVLGSGLGRPGATVRWGVARRMATAWLITLPLAGAIGAGTYQMIHRIGGYPGTITGAVLLVGASALIWLQSRKVPVDHTNVTADWGAHMTDGLEVIAPQPDAPSVADKVGTEEVGA; encoded by the coding sequence GTGACCTTGGAGCTGTTCCTGTTGATCACGGTTGTGATCACCGCCCTGGCTTTCGACTTCACCAACGGCTTCCACGACACCGGCAACGCTGTGGCCACCGGGATCGCCAGCGGTGCTCTCAAGCCCAAGACGGCGGTGACGCTGTGCGCGACGCTTAATCTTGTCGGCGCGTTCATGTCCACCCAGGTGGCGGCCACGGTGGCCAAAGACCTCGTGGTCACCAATCTGGTGACGCTGGAGGTGATGTTCGCCGGACTCGTCGGCGGCATCGTGTGGAACCTGACCACCTGGCTTTTCGGCATCCCGTCCAGCTCGTCGCACGCCTTGATCGGCGGCGTCGTGGGCGCCATGCTGGCCGCCGCCGGCACGGCCGGGGTGCGCTGGCCCGGGGTGGTCTCGAAGGTGCTGGTGCCCACGGTGATCGCCGTGCTGGCCGCAACCTTGATCGCCACCGTCGGCACCTGGCTGGTGTACCGGTTGAGCCGGGGCGTCTCGCGAAAACGCACCCTGCGGGACTTCCGGCGCGGCCAAGTGGTCTCCGCGGCCCTGATGTCGCTGGCGCACGGCACCAACGACGCCCAAAAGACCATGGGCATGATCTTCCTCGCCTTGATCTCCTACGGGGCCGCCCACAAGACCGATGTCACACCGCCGCTGTGGGTGATCGTGTCGTGTGCGGTGGCGATGGCCGCCGGCACCTATTTCGGCGGGTGGCGGGTTATCCGCACCTTGGGCAAGGGACTCGTCGAGATCGAATCCCCCCAGGGGATGGCTGCCGAGTCGTCCTCGGCGGCCATCATTTTGCTGTCCAGTCACTTCGGCTACTCACTGTCGACCACGCAGGTAGTGACGGGTTCGGTGTTGGGATCGGGTCTGGGAAGGCCCGGCGCCACCGTGCGTTGGGGAGTCGCCCGCCGGATGGCGACCGCCTGGTTGATCACGCTGCCGCTGGCCGGCGCCATCGGGGCAGGCACTTACCAGATGATCCACCGCATCGGCGGCTACCCCGGCACCATCACCGGGGCGGTACTGCTGGTGGGAGCCTCCGCACTCATCTGGCTGCAGTCGCGCAAAGTCCCGGTCGACCACACCAACGTCACCGCCGACTGGGGCGCCCATATGACGGATGGTCTCGAAGTCATTGCGCCCCAACCGGATGCACCCAGCGTTGCGGACAAGGTAGGCACCGAGGAGGTCGGCGCGTGA
- a CDS encoding inorganic phosphate transporter, whose protein sequence is MSLDLFLLIIVVVTALAFDFTNGFHDTGNAMATSIASGALKPKAAVTLSACLNLIGAFLSTAVAATIAKGLVDAQLVSLELIFAGLVGGIVWNLLTWLLGIPSSSSHALIGGIVGAMIAAVGGHGVIWSGVVSKVLVPAVVATLIATVIASVGTWLVYRATRGVDEKRSEKLFRRGQIGSAALVSLAHGTNDAQKTMGVIFLALMSYGAVSTSETLPPLWVIVSCALAMAAGTYTGGWRIIRTLGKGLVEIKSPQGMAAESSAAAVILLSSHFGYSLSTTQVATGSVLGSGVGKPGAQVRWGVAGRMASAWLVTLPMAGGVGSGAYGLVHGIGGYFGIAVGVTLLITAVLAIWLRSRRARIDHSNVNAEWDGTLTGGLDAPGVRPEEAGQEVERALRAALEAGTDEAKLAAVPDTPAPAREVIRS, encoded by the coding sequence GTGAGCCTTGATCTGTTCCTTTTGATCATCGTGGTAGTCACGGCTTTGGCCTTCGACTTCACCAACGGCTTCCATGACACCGGAAATGCGATGGCGACGTCGATTGCCAGCGGTGCGCTCAAGCCCAAGGCAGCGGTCACCCTGTCGGCCTGCCTGAACCTGATCGGCGCGTTCCTGTCCACCGCGGTCGCGGCGACGATCGCCAAGGGGCTGGTCGACGCCCAGCTGGTGAGCCTGGAACTCATTTTCGCCGGCCTGGTCGGCGGCATCGTGTGGAACCTGCTGACCTGGTTGCTCGGCATTCCGTCGAGCTCGTCGCACGCCTTGATCGGCGGCATCGTGGGCGCGATGATCGCCGCGGTGGGCGGCCACGGGGTGATCTGGAGCGGCGTGGTCTCAAAGGTGCTGGTCCCGGCGGTGGTCGCCACCCTGATCGCCACGGTGATCGCCTCCGTCGGCACCTGGCTGGTCTACCGCGCAACCCGCGGCGTGGACGAGAAGCGGTCCGAGAAGTTGTTCCGGCGTGGCCAGATCGGTTCGGCCGCGTTGGTGTCCCTGGCGCACGGCACCAACGACGCGCAGAAGACCATGGGTGTCATCTTCCTGGCCCTGATGTCCTACGGCGCCGTCAGCACGTCCGAAACCCTTCCCCCGTTGTGGGTGATCGTCAGCTGCGCGCTGGCCATGGCCGCCGGCACCTACACCGGCGGCTGGCGCATCATCCGCACCCTGGGCAAGGGACTGGTCGAGATCAAGTCTCCCCAGGGCATGGCGGCCGAGTCGTCGGCCGCCGCCGTCATCCTGCTGTCCAGCCACTTCGGCTACTCGCTGTCCACCACCCAGGTCGCCACCGGTTCGGTGCTCGGCAGCGGCGTCGGCAAGCCCGGCGCACAGGTCCGCTGGGGCGTCGCCGGGCGGATGGCATCGGCCTGGCTGGTGACCCTGCCCATGGCCGGCGGCGTCGGCTCCGGCGCGTACGGCCTGGTGCACGGCATCGGCGGCTACTTCGGCATCGCCGTCGGCGTGACCCTGCTGATCACGGCGGTGCTGGCGATCTGGCTGCGGTCGCGCCGCGCCCGTATCGACCACAGCAACGTCAACGCCGAATGGGACGGCACCCTGACCGGCGGCCTGGACGCCCCGGGCGTGCGGCCCGAGGAAGCCGGTCAGGAAGTCGAGCGCGCCCTGCGCGCGGCGCTCGAAGCCGGCACCGACGAGGCGAAGCTGGCGGCTGTGCCCGATACCCCCGCCCCGGCCCGCGAGGTCATCCGCTCATGA
- a CDS encoding VOC family protein — protein MEILASRVLLRPVDYQRSLRFYRDEIGLAIARDYGAGMVFYAGQSLIELAGHGNPRVAPPPFPGALWLQVRDVAATQAELQERGVPIAREARQEPWGLREMHVTDPDGLTLIFVEVPAEHPLRRDTRQAKQPEASG, from the coding sequence ATGGAGATTCTGGCCAGCCGGGTCTTGCTCCGCCCGGTCGACTACCAACGCTCGCTGCGGTTCTACCGTGACGAGATCGGGTTGGCGATCGCCCGCGACTACGGCGCCGGAATGGTGTTCTACGCCGGCCAGTCGCTGATCGAACTCGCCGGGCACGGCAACCCGCGCGTTGCTCCACCACCGTTCCCGGGGGCACTGTGGCTGCAGGTGCGCGACGTCGCCGCGACTCAGGCCGAACTGCAGGAGCGTGGCGTGCCGATCGCCCGGGAAGCACGCCAGGAGCCCTGGGGTCTGCGTGAGATGCATGTCACCGATCCGGACGGCCTGACGCTGATATTCGTGGAGGTGCCCGCCGAGCATCCGCTGCGGCGCGACACCCGCCAGGCCAAACAGCCCGAGGCGTCAGGTTAA